Proteins encoded by one window of Sorangium aterium:
- a CDS encoding SGNH/GDSL hydrolase family protein has protein sequence MSTSSSSSSSNSSSSSSASTGEASSTAAGGETGVTSGGSDPGECVKGQTKGNQVAVIGESFIAATHGITQQIEKQAKANGSLGANERYIDNSVSGTTLANDQIPSQYRKAAENGMIKYVLMDGGGNDCLLRGDGDAALAAAESLFETMEKDSVEKVLYFFYPDPIGNQYASLKTCLDALRPKMKALCDGLTAPKCYWLDLRPTWNGHNEYTQDGIHPTAAGSVATGDAVWEAMKTSCVAQ, from the coding sequence GTGAGCACCTCGAGCAGCAGCAGCAGCAGCAACAGCAGCAGCAGCAGCAGCGCGAGCACCGGGGAGGCCAGCAGCACGGCCGCCGGCGGAGAGACGGGCGTCACGAGCGGGGGCTCGGACCCGGGTGAGTGCGTCAAGGGCCAGACCAAGGGAAATCAGGTCGCGGTCATCGGAGAATCGTTCATCGCCGCGACTCACGGCATCACGCAGCAGATCGAAAAGCAGGCCAAGGCCAACGGCTCCCTCGGCGCGAACGAGCGCTATATCGACAACTCGGTCAGCGGCACGACGTTGGCCAACGACCAGATTCCCAGCCAGTACCGCAAAGCCGCGGAGAACGGCATGATCAAGTACGTGCTGATGGATGGGGGCGGTAACGACTGCCTGTTGAGAGGGGACGGCGACGCAGCCCTCGCGGCGGCGGAGTCGCTGTTCGAGACCATGGAGAAGGACAGCGTCGAAAAGGTTCTCTATTTCTTCTATCCAGACCCCATCGGAAACCAGTACGCGTCGCTCAAGACCTGCCTCGATGCGCTCCGGCCGAAGATGAAGGCACTGTGCGACGGGCTCACGGCGCCGAAGTGCTACTGGTTGGACCTTCGTCCGACCTGGAACGGACACAACGAGTATACACAAGACGGCATCCACCCCACCGCCGCCGGTA
- a CDS encoding zinc-binding metallopeptidase family protein, translated as MTNRFDSLIARLRSAWKRTKQPTAPRAYRCQCERPVFFRNSECLACKTPLGYEPERAQVVPLKAGPTEGAWHIWHDTADPPQLYRRCGNFDLASGCNWLIPAGAEAPALCAACRLNRTIPDLSVAEHQTQWRLLETAKRRLVSQLLALNLPVKSKIGEDPERGLCFDFLASPPDGPRVMTGHADGVITLNIEEADDATRERTRAAMREPYRTLLGHFRHEVGHYYWDRLVRDTGWLAPFRELFGDEQQDYAAALKANYEQGPPADWPQRFVSAYASMHPWEDWAETWAHYLHMVDTVDTALSFGIDADEVELDVEPWSADALWRPDDRGAETFLGFLNAWVELTAVLNEMSRSMGQHDFYPFVLPRPAVAKLQFIHLVVNGASPAEDSPAERSPAPTVRTGAGAASRTPA; from the coding sequence ATGACCAATCGCTTCGACAGTCTGATCGCGCGCCTGCGCAGCGCATGGAAGCGCACCAAGCAGCCCACCGCGCCGCGCGCTTACCGCTGCCAGTGCGAAAGGCCGGTGTTCTTCCGCAACAGCGAATGCCTGGCCTGCAAGACGCCGCTCGGTTACGAGCCCGAGCGCGCCCAGGTCGTGCCGCTCAAGGCCGGTCCGACCGAGGGCGCCTGGCACATCTGGCACGACACCGCGGACCCGCCGCAGCTCTACAGGCGCTGCGGCAACTTCGACCTGGCGTCGGGCTGCAACTGGCTGATCCCGGCGGGGGCGGAGGCGCCCGCGCTCTGCGCCGCGTGCCGGCTCAACCGCACCATTCCAGATCTCTCCGTCGCCGAGCACCAGACGCAGTGGCGCCTGCTCGAGACGGCCAAGCGGCGGCTCGTGTCGCAGCTCCTGGCGCTGAACCTGCCGGTGAAGTCCAAGATCGGCGAGGACCCGGAGCGCGGCCTCTGCTTCGACTTCCTCGCCTCGCCGCCCGACGGGCCCAGGGTGATGACCGGCCACGCCGACGGCGTGATCACGCTGAACATCGAGGAGGCGGACGACGCCACGCGCGAGCGCACCCGCGCCGCGATGCGCGAGCCCTACCGCACGCTGCTCGGGCACTTCCGGCACGAGGTCGGCCATTATTACTGGGACCGCCTGGTGCGCGACACCGGGTGGCTGGCGCCGTTCAGGGAGCTGTTCGGCGACGAGCAGCAGGACTACGCCGCCGCGCTGAAGGCCAACTACGAGCAGGGGCCGCCGGCCGACTGGCCGCAGCGCTTCGTCAGCGCCTACGCCAGCATGCACCCGTGGGAAGACTGGGCCGAGACCTGGGCCCACTATCTCCACATGGTCGACACCGTCGATACGGCGCTCAGCTTCGGCATCGACGCCGACGAGGTGGAGCTCGACGTCGAGCCATGGAGCGCAGACGCGCTGTGGCGCCCGGACGACCGAGGGGCCGAGACCTTCCTGGGCTTCTTGAACGCCTGGGTAGAGCTGACGGCCGTGCTCAACGAGATGTCGCGCAGCATGGGCCAGCACGACTTCTACCCGTTCGTGCTGCCGCGCCCCGCCGTGGCGAAGCTGCAGTTCATCCACCTGGTGGTGAACGGGGCCTCGCCGGCGGAGGACTCACCGGCAGAGCGCTCGCCGGCGCCTACCGTCCGTACAGGCGCTGGAGCCGCTTCACGAACTCCGGCTTGA